A window of the Rhizobium viscosum genome harbors these coding sequences:
- a CDS encoding ABC transporter ATP-binding protein, with amino-acid sequence MASAADLLRIENLDVAFSVFGDRLRVVKEANLRILPGKVTALVGESGSGKSVISQSIMGILPSPANASGRILFTDPLDGKATDILSLSRDSAEMRDLRGRRMATIFQEPMTSLSPLHTVGNQISEVLLIHTDADKKEARERTEEMLGLVGFSNPKRTYDMYPFELSGGMRQRAMIAMALICRPALLIADEPTTALDVTIQAQILELLRDLQAKLGMAMLLITHDLGVVANMADEVVVIYHGEIMEAGPVEAIFRNPQHPYLKALMAAVPHFDMKPGERLKALREVPVNLESLIGKKKPAEKEAPGVLLSVANLSKTFKTRKRSFFGGQEATVVRAVDDVSFDIRRGECLGLVGESGCGKTTVSKILMRAVTPDSGAVVFNDGKDVIDVLSVKGSELQDLRTKIQMVFQDPVSSLSPRMTVRNILSEPLEIHDRGNSAERKQKVEALMGAIGLDRRYLNRYPHSFSGGQRQRIGIARALALGPKLIILDEPVSALDVSVQAQILNLLKDLQKELGLTYLFISHNLAVVDYMADRIAVMCKGRIVEIAPREIILRNPVHPYTKSLLAAVPFPDLDRPLDFKALQENGAADKQNWGPVFRADHDDASELAYADLGGGHLVRARKGADAKELV; translated from the coding sequence ATGGCGTCTGCAGCCGATCTGTTGCGTATTGAGAATCTGGATGTCGCCTTCTCCGTTTTCGGCGACCGGCTGCGTGTCGTAAAGGAAGCCAATCTCCGCATCCTGCCGGGGAAAGTGACTGCCCTCGTCGGCGAAAGTGGCTCCGGCAAATCTGTCATCAGCCAGTCGATCATGGGCATCCTGCCGTCACCCGCCAATGCGAGTGGCCGTATCCTGTTTACCGACCCGCTGGATGGCAAGGCGACCGATATTCTCTCCCTGTCGCGCGACAGCGCCGAAATGCGCGACCTGCGTGGCCGCCGCATGGCGACCATCTTCCAGGAGCCGATGACATCGCTCTCACCGCTCCACACGGTCGGCAATCAGATCAGCGAGGTTTTGCTGATCCACACGGATGCCGACAAGAAGGAAGCGCGCGAGCGCACTGAGGAAATGCTTGGCCTCGTCGGCTTTTCCAATCCGAAACGCACCTACGATATGTATCCGTTCGAGCTTTCAGGCGGCATGCGTCAGCGCGCCATGATTGCCATGGCGCTGATCTGCAGGCCGGCGCTCCTGATTGCCGACGAGCCGACCACCGCGCTCGACGTGACGATCCAGGCTCAGATCCTCGAACTGCTGCGCGACTTGCAGGCCAAGCTCGGCATGGCCATGCTGCTCATCACCCACGATCTCGGGGTTGTCGCCAATATGGCCGATGAAGTGGTGGTGATCTATCACGGCGAGATCATGGAAGCCGGCCCGGTCGAGGCAATCTTCCGCAATCCGCAGCATCCCTATCTTAAGGCCCTGATGGCCGCGGTTCCGCATTTCGACATGAAGCCGGGCGAGCGACTGAAAGCGCTGCGAGAGGTTCCGGTCAATCTGGAATCGCTGATCGGCAAGAAGAAGCCGGCCGAAAAGGAAGCGCCCGGTGTGCTCCTTTCCGTCGCCAACCTTTCCAAGACCTTCAAGACACGCAAACGTAGCTTCTTCGGTGGCCAGGAAGCCACCGTCGTGCGCGCTGTTGATGATGTCAGCTTCGATATCCGCCGCGGCGAATGTCTGGGGCTCGTCGGTGAATCCGGCTGCGGCAAAACGACCGTCAGCAAGATTCTGATGCGCGCAGTCACGCCTGATAGCGGCGCGGTCGTCTTCAACGATGGCAAGGATGTCATCGACGTCCTCTCCGTCAAAGGTTCGGAACTGCAGGACCTGCGCACCAAGATCCAGATGGTGTTTCAGGACCCGGTTTCTTCGCTTTCGCCGCGCATGACGGTACGCAACATCCTCAGCGAGCCGCTCGAAATCCACGATCGTGGCAACAGCGCCGAGCGCAAGCAGAAGGTCGAGGCGCTGATGGGCGCGATCGGCCTCGACCGACGCTATCTCAACCGCTATCCGCACAGTTTCTCCGGCGGCCAGCGCCAGCGCATCGGGATAGCCCGCGCACTCGCTCTTGGCCCCAAGCTTATCATCCTCGACGAACCGGTCTCGGCGCTCGACGTGTCTGTGCAGGCGCAGATCCTTAACCTTCTGAAGGACCTGCAGAAAGAACTCGGACTTACCTATCTGTTCATCTCGCACAATCTCGCAGTCGTCGACTACATGGCAGACCGCATCGCCGTCATGTGCAAGGGCCGTATCGTCGAGATCGCCCCACGTGAGATCATTCTGCGCAATCCGGTTCACCCCTATACGAAGTCATTGCTTGCCGCCGTTCCTTTCCCGGATCTCGACAGGCCGCTCGACTTCAAGGCGCTGCAGGAAAACGGCGCGGCCGACAAGCAAAACTGGGGGCCGGTCTTCCGCGCGGACCACGATGACGCTTCCGAACTCGCTTATGCCGATCTCGGCGGCGGCCATCTGGTGCGCGCCCGCAAGGGCGCCGATGCGAAGGAGCTGGTCTGA
- a CDS encoding adenylate/guanylate cyclase domain-containing protein has protein sequence MSTIESSVSSILLDRVAEWLTNSSLAGDDLENIVRGFCERLAAAGLPLARVHLTFSMLHPLYDALSFTWKRASGVTIEGFRMPAGQKPDRFLQSPYFHLLDNNLQHIRRRIMPDGPSEFPIFEDLRQEKITDYLAFVQPFGDGSVQGMMGSWSTDSSAGFSDDMIDALLRMQNHLAVAAKMAVLAKLANNMLTTYLGGDAGKRVLNGQVRRGDGETIRAALVMADMRESTMYAEKEGRQAYIDTLNQFFDAIAAPFNRNGGEILSFLGDGFLAVYPCGRHKDPSKIACEAALSAVHHAQARVAELNKDREAKGLPKIGYGIGLHVGNVMFGNVGLKDRLTFSAFGSAVNEVQRLQVLTKKYSREVVASQAFAGYCGGEWITLGEEKLRGIRQKVTVLQPRAPTSGLHVDEGFRESVQNGLSEAEQVIMLHRDKKQVKRTPIEKFIQ, from the coding sequence ATGAGCACGATCGAATCCAGCGTATCCTCCATTTTGTTGGACCGAGTTGCTGAATGGCTGACGAATTCTTCGCTGGCCGGTGACGACCTTGAAAACATCGTGCGCGGTTTCTGCGAGCGGCTTGCGGCCGCCGGCCTGCCACTCGCGCGCGTGCACCTGACCTTCTCGATGCTGCATCCGCTCTATGACGCGCTGAGCTTCACCTGGAAGCGCGCGAGCGGCGTGACCATCGAGGGCTTCCGCATGCCGGCCGGCCAGAAGCCGGACCGTTTCCTGCAGAGCCCCTATTTCCATCTTCTCGACAACAATCTGCAGCATATCCGCCGCCGTATCATGCCCGACGGCCCGAGTGAATTTCCGATCTTCGAGGATCTCAGGCAGGAAAAGATCACCGATTACCTCGCCTTCGTGCAACCCTTCGGTGACGGATCGGTGCAGGGCATGATGGGTTCCTGGTCGACCGACAGCTCGGCCGGTTTTTCCGACGACATGATCGACGCGCTGCTGCGCATGCAGAACCATCTTGCGGTCGCCGCCAAGATGGCGGTGCTTGCCAAGCTCGCCAACAATATGCTGACCACCTACCTCGGCGGCGATGCCGGCAAACGCGTGTTGAACGGCCAGGTTCGTCGTGGCGACGGTGAGACGATCCGTGCCGCTCTCGTCATGGCGGATATGCGCGAATCGACCATGTATGCCGAGAAAGAAGGCCGGCAGGCCTATATCGATACGCTGAACCAGTTCTTCGATGCGATCGCCGCGCCCTTCAACCGCAACGGCGGCGAAATCCTGAGCTTCCTCGGCGACGGCTTCCTGGCCGTCTATCCCTGCGGCCGCCACAAGGACCCCTCCAAGATCGCCTGTGAGGCGGCGCTTTCCGCAGTGCATCACGCTCAGGCGCGGGTTGCCGAACTGAACAAGGATCGCGAGGCGAAGGGGCTTCCGAAGATCGGCTACGGCATCGGCCTGCATGTCGGCAATGTCATGTTCGGCAATGTCGGCCTGAAGGATCGCCTTACCTTTTCCGCCTTCGGCTCTGCAGTGAACGAAGTGCAGCGCCTGCAGGTCCTGACCAAGAAATACAGCCGCGAGGTCGTCGCGAGCCAGGCCTTTGCCGGCTATTGCGGCGGCGAATGGATCACGCTCGGCGAGGAAAAGCTGCGCGGGATCCGCCAGAAGGTGACGGTGCTGCAACCGCGGGCGCCGACGTCCGGCCTCCATGTCGACGAAGGCTTCCGCGAATCCGTTCAGAATGGCCTTTCCGAAGCCGAACAGGTCATCATGCTTCACCGCGACAAGAAACAGGTAAAACGCACGCCGATCGAAAAATTCATTCAGTAA
- a CDS encoding nucleotide sugar dehydrogenase — MALDARSSTFETLSKKIEARTARAGIIGLGYVGLPLAMAVARSGFAVIGFDIDPKKIVALDARRSYIDAVTNEALAAEIDAGRFSSTTDFALLSDCDVIVICVPTPLTKHRDPDLSFVEATSRSIAAHLRPGQLIVLESTTYPGTTDDIVKVILEGTGLKSGSDFFVGFSPEREDPGNQHYHTATIPKVVAGDGTQALSLMKSFYGAAVSTVVPVSSNATAEAVKLTENIFRSVNIALVNELKTVYAAMGIDVWEVIDAAKTKPFGFMPFYPGPGLGGHCIPIDPFYLTWKSREYELPTRFIELAGEINSAMPRHVVGKLAEALDIRAGKALSRSRVLVLGLAYKKNVADIRESPSLRLIEIIEERGGKADYHDPFVAEIPSTREYQALKGRKSVDLTPEAIAEYDAVLIATDHDMIDYAALSKSGKLIVDTRNVFSRLGLAADHVIKA; from the coding sequence ATGGCCTTGGACGCACGCTCTTCCACCTTCGAGACGCTTTCAAAGAAGATCGAGGCCCGCACGGCGCGTGCCGGTATCATCGGCCTCGGCTATGTCGGCCTGCCGCTGGCGATGGCTGTGGCCCGCAGCGGCTTTGCCGTGATCGGCTTCGATATCGATCCGAAGAAGATCGTCGCGCTGGATGCCCGCCGCTCCTATATCGATGCGGTGACGAATGAGGCGCTGGCGGCCGAGATCGATGCGGGGCGTTTCTCCTCGACGACAGATTTCGCCCTCCTTTCGGATTGCGACGTGATCGTCATTTGCGTGCCGACACCGCTCACCAAACATCGCGATCCCGATCTTTCCTTCGTGGAGGCGACGTCGCGGTCGATCGCCGCGCATTTGCGGCCGGGCCAGCTCATCGTACTGGAATCGACAACCTATCCCGGCACGACCGATGATATCGTAAAGGTCATTCTCGAAGGGACTGGGCTGAAATCCGGTTCCGACTTCTTCGTCGGTTTCTCGCCGGAGCGCGAGGATCCCGGCAACCAGCATTACCACACCGCGACGATCCCGAAGGTTGTCGCAGGCGACGGCACGCAAGCCCTGTCGCTGATGAAATCTTTCTACGGAGCCGCCGTCTCGACCGTCGTCCCGGTCTCCTCCAATGCGACGGCGGAGGCGGTGAAGCTCACCGAAAACATCTTCCGCTCGGTCAACATCGCCCTCGTCAACGAGCTGAAGACCGTCTATGCGGCAATGGGCATCGATGTCTGGGAGGTCATCGATGCCGCCAAGACCAAGCCGTTCGGTTTTATGCCCTTCTATCCCGGACCTGGTCTCGGTGGTCACTGCATTCCGATCGACCCTTTCTACCTCACCTGGAAGTCGCGTGAATACGAGCTGCCGACACGCTTCATCGAGCTTGCCGGTGAAATCAATTCGGCGATGCCGCGCCATGTCGTCGGCAAGCTGGCCGAGGCGCTGGATATTCGTGCCGGCAAGGCGCTCAGCCGCTCACGCGTCCTCGTGCTTGGCCTCGCCTACAAGAAGAACGTTGCCGATATCAGAGAAAGCCCGTCTCTGCGCCTGATTGAAATCATCGAGGAGCGCGGCGGCAAGGCGGATTATCATGACCCCTTCGTCGCGGAGATTCCGTCGACGCGCGAATATCAGGCGCTGAAGGGCCGGAAATCCGTAGACCTGACGCCGGAAGCCATTGCGGAATACGACGCGGTTCTCATCGCGACCGATCACGACATGATCGACTATGCGGCTCTCTCTAAGAGCGGCAAACTGATTGTCGATACCCGAAACGTCTTCAGCCGGCTCGGCCTTGCGGCCGATCACGTCATCAAGGCGTAA